A stretch of Caenorhabditis elegans chromosome IV DNA encodes these proteins:
- the T14A8.2 gene encoding MS Related Protein (Confirmed by transcript evidence): MSSTKSLIVLALLAISALASPSLRHERAPGPQTEAIGEFQKDGTTAELGPGDDTPAQFEEEASGEEEDHHEHHMEASGEAPVDSSSTAPMSSDEPKIEETTEETTEETPVLSKEPEVEESKPIEAATVVSAVEDQPSTSETSSSSSEEPSTSSETPVSSATSFVSSLFVLVCVYLIAM; this comes from the exons atgaGCAGCACTAAATCATTGATCGTCTTGGCACTTCTTGCAATTTCAGCACTTGCCAGTCCAAGTCTCCGACACGAGAGAGCTCCAGGACCACAGACAGAGGCAATTGGTGAGTTTCAGAAAG atggaacaACTGCAGAACTCGGACCAGGAGATGACACTCCAGCTCAATTCGAAGAAGAAGCATccggagaagaagaagatcacCATGAACATCATATGGAAGCTTCTGGTGAAGCTCCAGTTGATTCTTCCTCGACAGCGCCAATGAGTTCCGATGAGCCAAAGATTGAAGAAACCACCGAAGAAACCACTGAAGAGACCCCAGTTCTATCCAAAGAGCCAGAAGTTGAGGAGTCGAAGCCAATTGAAGCTGCCACTGTTGTGAGCGCTGTTGAAGATCAACCATCAACATCAGAAACTTCATCAAGCTCTTCTGAAGAGCCATCAACATCTTCAGAGACTCCAGTTTCATCAGCAACATCATTTGTATCTTCTTTGTTTGTTCTTGTCTGTGTCTACCTCATTGCCATGTAA
- the cdgs-1 gene encoding Phosphatidate cytidylyltransferase (Confirmed by transcript evidence), whose amino-acid sequence MSDQPPAENADVRQRRAPESPVTERLRAPARDDARPTSDESDMEGILQDEDRLERLTQAIPQDKGSLGVFADSMLEALPPRWRNWVVRGLFSIIMISTFTFIVTRGATWLMFLVFLIQFKCFQEIISIGLAVYRLYDFPWFRALSWYFLLTSNYFFFGESLIDYWGIVLKKDNFLHFLVAYHRLVSFALYCIGFVSFVLSLRKGYYMRQFSLFAWTHLTLLLIVSQSFFIIQNIFQGLIWFLAPVAMIICCDIMSYMFGFFWGKTPLIKLSPKKTWEGFIGGAFSTVVFGILLSLALYNRPFFVCPVQHYQTDSSNCTIPLAFQLQDYPVPRPFSFVYKILRKEPIIQLCPFVFHSIALSLFASILGPFGGFFASGFKRAFKIKDFGDVIPGHGGLMDRFDCQLLMGTFVMVYIHSFIRVPDASKLLKQIMTLEPQDQLNIFNLLQSELSKTGLI is encoded by the exons atgtccGATCAACCGCCGGCTGAAAATGCCGATGTTCGACAACGTCGAGCACCGGAATCACCTGTAACTGAACGACTGAGAGCACCGGCTCGAGATGATGCTCGACCGACAAGTGATGAAAGTGATATGGAAGGCATTTTGCAAGATGAAGACAG aTTGGAGAGGCTAACACAGGCAATACCACAGGATAAGGGTAGTCTTGGAGTATTCGCTGATTCAATGCTCGAGGCATTACCACCAAGATGGAGAAATTGGGTCGTTCGTGGACTTTTTTCCATCATCATGATTTCAACTTTCACGTTTATTGTTACTCGTGGTGCCACTTGGCTCATGTTTCTG GTATTCCTGATCCAATTCAAATGTTTCCAAGAAATAATCTCAATTGGATTAGCTGTGTATCGTCTTTACGATTTTCCATGGTTCCGTGCTCTTTCGTGGTATTTCTTGCTCACAAGCAATTATTTCTTCTTCGGTGAAAGTTTAATTGATTATTGGGGAATTGTTCTTAAGAAAGAT aatttcttgCATTTCCTGGTTGCTTATCATCGACTTGTTTCATTTGCTCTTTATTGCATTGGATTTGTTTCATTCGTGTTGTCACTTCGTAAAGGATACTACATGAGACAATTTTCATTG TTTGCATGGACTCACCTAACACTTCTCCTGATTGTGAGCCAATCGTTTTTCATCATTCAAAATATCTTCCAAGGACTTATCTGGTTCCTTGCTCCAGTTGCAATGATAATTTGTTGTGATATTATGTCATACATGTTTGGATTCTTTTGGGGAAAAACGCCACTTATAAAGCTATCACCAAAAAAGACATGGGAAGGTTTTATTGGAGGAGCTTTTTCAACGGTTGTTTTCGGAATTCTc ctctCCCTGGCTCTTTACAATCGTCCATTCTTCGTGTGTCCAGTACAACACTATCAGACTGATAGCTCAAATTGCACAATTCCATTGGCATTCCAACTTCAAGATTATCCAGTTCCACGTCCATTCTCATTTGTCTataaaattttacgaaaagaGCCAATTATCCAACTGTGTCCATTCGTTTTTCACAGTATTGCATTGAGTTTGTTCGCTTCGATTCTGGGACCATTCGGTGGTTTCTTTGCTAGTGGATTCAAAAGAGCTTTCAAGattaaa GACTTTGGAGATGTCATTCCCGGACATGGAGGACTGATGGATCGATTCGATTGCCAACTTTTAATGGGAACATTTGTAATGGTTTATATTCATAGTTTCATTCGTGTTCCTGATGCTTCAAAACTTCTTAAACAAATCATGACACTCGAACCACAAGATCAACTTAACATCTTTAATCTTCTTCAATCAGAACTATCGAAAACTGGATTAATCTAG
- the cdgs-1 gene encoding Phosphatidate cytidylyltransferase (Partially confirmed by transcript evidence), with amino-acid sequence MSDQPPAENADVRQRRAPESPVTERLRAPARDDARPTSDESDMEGILQDEDSDAGSKNKEEKLERLTQAIPQDKGSLGVFADSMLEALPPRWRNWVVRGLFSIIMISTFTFIVTRGATWLMFLVFLIQFKCFQEIISIGLAVYRLYDFPWFRALSWYFLLTSNYFFFGESLIDYWGIVLKKDNFLHFLVAYHRLVSFALYCIGFVSFVLSLRKGYYMRQFSLFAWTHLTLLLIVSQSFFIIQNIFQGLIWFLAPVAMIICCDIMSYMFGFFWGKTPLIKLSPKKTWEGFIGGAFSTVVFGILLSLALYNRPFFVCPVQHYQTDSSNCTIPLAFQLQDYPVPRPFSFVYKILRKEPIIQLCPFVFHSIALSLFASILGPFGGFFASGFKRAFKIKDFGDVIPGHGGLMDRFDCQLLMGTFVMVYIHSFIRVPDASKLLKQIMTLEPQDQLNIFNLLQSELSKTGLI; translated from the exons atgtccGATCAACCGCCGGCTGAAAATGCCGATGTTCGACAACGTCGAGCACCGGAATCACCTGTAACTGAACGACTGAGAGCACCGGCTCGAGATGATGCTCGACCGACAAGTGATGAAAGTGATATGGAAGGCATTTTGCAAGATGAAGACAG TGATGctggttcaaaaaataaagaagaaaa aTTGGAGAGGCTAACACAGGCAATACCACAGGATAAGGGTAGTCTTGGAGTATTCGCTGATTCAATGCTCGAGGCATTACCACCAAGATGGAGAAATTGGGTCGTTCGTGGACTTTTTTCCATCATCATGATTTCAACTTTCACGTTTATTGTTACTCGTGGTGCCACTTGGCTCATGTTTCTG GTATTCCTGATCCAATTCAAATGTTTCCAAGAAATAATCTCAATTGGATTAGCTGTGTATCGTCTTTACGATTTTCCATGGTTCCGTGCTCTTTCGTGGTATTTCTTGCTCACAAGCAATTATTTCTTCTTCGGTGAAAGTTTAATTGATTATTGGGGAATTGTTCTTAAGAAAGAT aatttcttgCATTTCCTGGTTGCTTATCATCGACTTGTTTCATTTGCTCTTTATTGCATTGGATTTGTTTCATTCGTGTTGTCACTTCGTAAAGGATACTACATGAGACAATTTTCATTG TTTGCATGGACTCACCTAACACTTCTCCTGATTGTGAGCCAATCGTTTTTCATCATTCAAAATATCTTCCAAGGACTTATCTGGTTCCTTGCTCCAGTTGCAATGATAATTTGTTGTGATATTATGTCATACATGTTTGGATTCTTTTGGGGAAAAACGCCACTTATAAAGCTATCACCAAAAAAGACATGGGAAGGTTTTATTGGAGGAGCTTTTTCAACGGTTGTTTTCGGAATTCTc ctctCCCTGGCTCTTTACAATCGTCCATTCTTCGTGTGTCCAGTACAACACTATCAGACTGATAGCTCAAATTGCACAATTCCATTGGCATTCCAACTTCAAGATTATCCAGTTCCACGTCCATTCTCATTTGTCTataaaattttacgaaaagaGCCAATTATCCAACTGTGTCCATTCGTTTTTCACAGTATTGCATTGAGTTTGTTCGCTTCGATTCTGGGACCATTCGGTGGTTTCTTTGCTAGTGGATTCAAAAGAGCTTTCAAGattaaa GACTTTGGAGATGTCATTCCCGGACATGGAGGACTGATGGATCGATTCGATTGCCAACTTTTAATGGGAACATTTGTAATGGTTTATATTCATAGTTTCATTCGTGTTCCTGATGCTTCAAAACTTCTTAAACAAATCATGACACTCGAACCACAAGATCAACTTAACATCTTTAATCTTCTTCAATCAGAACTATCGAAAACTGGATTAATCTAG
- the zgpa-1 gene encoding Zinc finger CCCH-type with G patch domain-containing protein (Confirmed by transcript evidence), with translation MSELENLKDQIKRIDEMIVQETNEETRVEYEQTKMDLEELVSLMEEDEEKTQKSPDDDEIDEQDEDSAEIDDTSTDSLLGSRCMVPYDSDRSLSLHTAIIMEIESSKRVRVLFSHPTCSAMKPCTHFLSSSCKFNENCRFSHGYSVELERIQDYQVPDYSFIVEEGLVLVKGMSDIWELGRISAIDTQNVAVKVLKSGIEISSKRKDLVPIGEVEEPTKQEQSSESWKELKQETLGNVTVGDLGKWNGGGVGMKLMMKMGYKVGEGLGKRSDGIVHAIQARICKKNASLDEVMTRKRKFIDRKEVQKNKNIKKLKTTDESEMDIFAFINRKLEKKNERTFADVRKETQEMAGYSSKTLGAKNLDLELELKQLKEKQNKLKSGIQRNRGDKNTVSKMSESLREVDAKIESINRKLNRIQSEVSSRNSKRKNEF, from the exons ATGTCTgagctggaaaatttgaaagatcaAATAAAAAGAATAGATGAAATGATTGTTCAAGAGACTAATGAAGAAACTAGGGTGGAATATGAACAAACTAAAATGGATTTAGAGGAACTCGTTTCTTTGatggaagaagatgaagaaaaaactcaaaaatctccAGATGATGATGAAATAGATGAACAAGATGAAGATTCAGCTGAAATTGACGATACATCGACAg ATTCTCTTCTCGGCTCTCGGTGCATGGTTCCATATGATTCGGATCGATCTCTTTCACTTCATACAGCCATCATAATGGAAATTGAATCGTCAAAGCGTGTTCGTGTACTGTTTTCTCATCCAACATGTTCTGCAATGAAACCATGCACACATTTTCTCTCATCTTCATGtaaattcaatgaaaactgCCGATTTAGTCATGGATATTCTGTGGAGCTTGAAAGAATTCAAGATTACCAAGTGCCGGACTATTCATTTATTGTGGAAGAAGGATTAGTACTTGTGAAAGGAATGTCTGATATTTGGGAGTTGGGTAGAATTAGTGCAATCGATACACAGAATGTTGCCGTTAAGGTTTTGAAAAGTGGAATTGAGATTTCATCGAAACGGAAAGATTTGGTACCAATAGGGGAAGTTGAAGAGCCGACTAAACAAGAACAAAGCTCAGAATCATGGAAAGAATTAAAACAAGAAACACTTGGAAATGTTACTGTTGGAGATTTGGGGAAATGGAATGGAGGAGGTGTTGGTATGAAGTTAATGATGAAAATGGGTTATAAAGTTGGAGAAGGACTTGGGAAACGAAGTGATGGAATTGTACACGCAATTCAAGCAAGAATTTGTAAGAAAA aTGCTTCTCTTGATGAAGTGATGacacgaaaacgaaaatttattgatagaaaagaagttcaaaaaaacaaaaacatcaaGAAGCTGAAGACTACTGATGAGTCCGAAATGGATATTTTTGCTTTCATCAACAGAAAATTGGAg aagaaaaacgaaagaacGTTTGCTGATGTACGTAAAGAGACTCAGGAAATGGCTGGATATTCATCAAAAACGCTTGGCGCAAAAAATCTGGATCTTGAATTAGAACTAAAgcaattgaaagaaaaacagaacaaattaaaaagtggAATTCAACGGAATCGTGGTGATAAGAATACAGTTTCCAAAATGAGTGAATCTCTACGGGAAGTCGATGCAAAGATAGAGAGTATCAATCGAAAGTTGAATAGAATTCAAAGCGAAGTAAGCTCGAGGAattccaaaagaaaaaatgaattttaa
- the C33H5.1 gene encoding Methyltransferase FkbM domain-containing protein (Confirmed by transcript evidence) yields MRITSTFYNSFRDAMPLNRNLTKNIVLVMILISSLLLIINFLSDRYEERRPLFDAFYECAYPKYAAHRGDYDQFWASFVNSTLACEDLPAYRRLDIRPVSNKDEIKYVALPNKKDHTLTMVTFGVGHDVTAEIEMKQVWRNTNFYGVDPSSDVNKALYEGNLGGKFFEYAISGHSGKQKSYILTKEYRNETIMHIRADTFFGDILRKPIVDLLWMDTEGYEFPVLEMIHKEGPLDDQGIKLCQINVEIHKDIENGITGERKMFHDFVWRLMEDKRYIMIRPFNVFWYHDFIRIVLINVADKECTDLYVR; encoded by the exons ATGAGGATAACTTCAACATTCTACAATTCTTTTAGAGATG CAATGCCACTCAAtcgaaatttgacaaaaaatatagtGCTTGTCATGATTTTAATAAGTTCTCTTCTACTTATAATCAATTTTCTGAGTGATAGATATGAAGAAAGAAGACCACTTTTTGATGCATTTTATGAGTGTGCATACCCAAAATATGCTGCACACAGAGGAGACTATGATCAG ttttgggcAAGTTTTGTGAACTCAACACTAGCTTGTGAAGATCTGCCAGCATACAGACGTCTTGATATTCGCCCAGTTTCAAATAAGGATGAGATAAAATACGTGGCACTTCCAAATAAGAAGGATCATACTTTGACAATGGTCACGTTTGGTGTTGGGCACGATGTTactgctgaaattgaaatgaaacag gtTTGGCGGAACACCAATTTCTATGGAGTTGATCCAAGTTCTGATGTGAACAAAGCTTTGTATGAAGGCAATCTTGGAGGAAAGTTTTTCGAATATGCAATCAGTGGACATTCTGGGAAACAAAAATCGTATATTTTGACAA aaGAATACCGAAACGAAACAATAATGCACATCAGAGCCgatacattttttggagacATTCTTCGAAAACCCATAGTTGATCTTTTATGGATGGATACTGAAGGTTATGAGTTTCCAGTTCTAGAAATGATTCACAAAGAGGGACCATTGGATGACCAAGGAATCAAGTTATGCCAAATAAATGTAGAAATTCATAAAGATATAGAAAATGGGATAACTGGAGAACGAAAGATGTTCCATGACTTTGTTTGGAGGTTAATGGAAGATAAAAGATATATTATGATAAGACCGTTCAATGTTTTCTGGTATCATGATTTTATTCGAATTGTTCTTATTAATGTTGCTGATAAGGAATGTACTGATTTGTATGTaagatga
- the ric-3 gene encoding Resistance to inhibitors of cholinesterase protein 3 (Confirmed by transcript evidence) yields the protein MPKTERRRDRDRDRDRERRNRRKRDDSYDDYDEEGGISGWKLGLVFGVIVVCFAMLYPTLFHPMLMGFLGRSPPSSPSINQQRPPIHPAMGGGSGQRHPGGGADVHPAMRMAQAQAESQSGGSKGMFTWMLPVYTIGVVLFLLYTLFKSKGKKSKRKKRNYFDSEDDDDESESETKYGGKFGKKKLEGLQKRLRETESAMSKILEQLESVQAGANPVDLDAADKRSEQLEEDPSVKEAVGLTETNEQYIKDLEVALKEFQSLSKEYDKAKMKKLKRKDSSSDEDEEDEEENSSELSEIEEEEEEVKPVKKSKSSSQSVGKRKNRPKSTSEEEDEGEEESRKVAEDAEEEGIDIDSEIREHAEKEKKDKNVRRRRPKKT from the exons atgccaaaaactgAACGGCGTCGTGATAGAGATCGAGACAGAGATCGAGAAAGGAGAAACAGACGAAAAAGGGATGATAGTTACGATGATTACGATGAAGAAGGTGGAATATCAG gatggAAGCTTGGTTTAGTATTTGGAGTAATCGTTGTTTGCTTTGCAATGCTTTATCCAACACTTTTCCATCCAATGCTAATGGGATTCTTGGGTCGTTCACCACCATCAAGTCCATCAATAAACCAACAACGTCCACCAATTCATCCAGCAATGGGTGGGGGAAGTGGACAACGTCATCCAGGTGGTGGTGCAGATGTACATCCAGCAATGAGAATGGCTCAAGCACAAGCTGAAAGTCAATCTGGTGGATCAAAGGGAATGTTCACATGGATGTTACCTGTATATACAATCGGAgttgttttatttcttttgTATACGCTGTTTAAATCAAAAGGAAAGAAATCAAAGCGAAAGAagagaaattattttgattctgaagacgatgatgatgaatcTGAAAGTGAGACTAAATATGGcggaaaatttggtaaaaagaAGCTTGAAGGACTTCAGAAAAGGCTTCGAGAGACTGAAAGTGCAATGTCTAAGATTTTAGAACAACTTGAATCAGTACAAGCTGGCGCTAATCCTGTCGACTTAGATGCTGCCGATAAG AGGTCGGAACAACTTGAAGAAGATCCATCAGTTAAAGAAGCAGTTGGATTAACTGAAACCAATGAACAATACATAAAAGATCTTGAGGTTGCACTGAAAGAGTTTCAGTCCTTGTCAAAAGAATATGATAAAGCGAAAATgaagaaactgaaaagaaaagattCTTCGAGTGacgaagatgaagaagacgaagaagagaATAGCTCTGAATTGTCAGAAATcgaagaggaagaagaggaagTTAAACCagtgaaaaagtcaaaatcaTCCTCCCAATCAGTTGGAAAAAGGAAGAATCGACCAAAAAGCAcatcagaagaagaagatgaaggagaagaagaatcaCGAAAAGTTGCAGAAGATGCTGAAGAAGAAGGAATTGACATTGATTCTGAGATCCGAGAGCACGcggaaaaggagaaaaaagataaaaatgtGCGAAGGCGGAGACCTAAAAAGACTTGA
- the T14A8.2 gene encoding MS Related Protein (Confirmed by transcript evidence) produces MSSTKSLIVLALLAISALASPSLRHERAPGPQTEAIDGTTAELGPGDDTPAQFEEEASGEEEDHHEHHMEASGEAPVDSSSTAPMSSDEPKIEETTEETTEETPVLSKEPEVEESKPIEAATVVSAVEDQPSTSETSSSSSEEPSTSSETPVSSATSFVSSLFVLVCVYLIAM; encoded by the exons atgaGCAGCACTAAATCATTGATCGTCTTGGCACTTCTTGCAATTTCAGCACTTGCCAGTCCAAGTCTCCGACACGAGAGAGCTCCAGGACCACAGACAGAGGCAATTG atggaacaACTGCAGAACTCGGACCAGGAGATGACACTCCAGCTCAATTCGAAGAAGAAGCATccggagaagaagaagatcacCATGAACATCATATGGAAGCTTCTGGTGAAGCTCCAGTTGATTCTTCCTCGACAGCGCCAATGAGTTCCGATGAGCCAAAGATTGAAGAAACCACCGAAGAAACCACTGAAGAGACCCCAGTTCTATCCAAAGAGCCAGAAGTTGAGGAGTCGAAGCCAATTGAAGCTGCCACTGTTGTGAGCGCTGTTGAAGATCAACCATCAACATCAGAAACTTCATCAAGCTCTTCTGAAGAGCCATCAACATCTTCAGAGACTCCAGTTTCATCAGCAACATCATTTGTATCTTCTTTGTTTGTTCTTGTCTGTGTCTACCTCATTGCCATGTAA